The DNA sequence GCGAAGAGCATGCGCGTTCGCTCCATCTGCATGCTGTAGAGTTCGCCCAAGGTCTGCCGCAAAAAGGCATCGTCCGTGATGAAGACCGCCGGTGGCAGCAGACGTTCGTCGGTGGAGTTCTCCAGGTAGTCCTGCAAGGCGTCCAGCGAACCCAGTTCCAGGAGCATCTCGCGGCGGCGGTTGTCATAACGCACCAGTTCGCTGAAGTAGAGCTGCTCCTCCTTGCTCAGGTTGAGGATGTCCTTGCTCTCCTTGTAACTCTCCATCTCGGTCTCGTCCATCTCCAGATATCGGCTCACCTCCTCCAATTGCCGATCGATGAAGACCACCGTGTTGCTGTTGATGTCGAACTCGCTCTTGAGGGTATAGTCGATGTACACCCTGCTGAGGGTGTCCAAAAAGGCCTTGGCCCGGGTGGCCACCTCGTCCTCCACGGTGATCTGCAGTATGGTGGTGTAGTCGTGGTTGGTGACCTGCACGCGGTTCTTCCACTTGGCGATGAGGGCATGGCGGTCGTGCCGCACCAGGCGGTAGTCCGATTCCATGTGCTTGTCCAGGTTGCCCTGGTTCACATAGGGGTGCAGGGTTATCAGCACACGCAGTTCGCCGTCGTCGGAGGGCTTGCCGAACTCCAGCTTCCGCGAGACGATCTCACCGCCCCGGTCATAGCTCAGTTCATAGGTGCGCAGGTCCAGGATCTTCATGTCCAGCGGCTTCTCGTAGAACCGCGGATTGGTCGCGTCCAATTCCACCGAGAAGGGCAGCGTGCCATGGACCTGCGAGGTTTTGAAGCGGCCCACGATGAAGTACGAGATGTCGAAGTCGAGCTTGCTGAGCGTGGTGTTGATGAGGTCGTAGCTGGTGAGCACCCGCTTCTGGTTCACCAGGTCGCCATAGAGCCCCGCATAGCCCAGGCTCTTGTACATCTGGGCCTGGTAGTCGTAGGTCTCACGGTCCTTCAGCAGCAGCTGCGTGCTGGCCCCGTAGATGATGGGCAGCTTGTAGCTGTACAGGTAGGACAGGATGGAGGCGAGGATGAGCGATACGACGACGAAGTACCAGTTCTTGCCGACGACCCGCAGGATATAGCGGATGTCCTTCGCATCGACGATGCCCCCGCGTGCTTGGGGTCGCTGTGGTGGTCTGGCGGCCATCGGCGCTTGGGGCGGGGGGCGGGCCTTACGTTGTTCAGGTCGCCCGGCGGGTGATCCGCGACGCCGGCCCTATGCTGGCAAGGTCGGCAAATATAGCGGCTGCACACCTTTGGGGGGCTGTGGATCATGACCATCGAACGCATCGTGGCTTCGCTCGTACCATGGTTTGGAACTACTTTGCCCCCGTTGTGCGGATATTCCTACTTTTGGCCACCCTTGGTGTACCCCGCTCCATGAAGATGTTGTTACGCAGTCTGCTTTTGGCCATACTTGTCGGTGGGTCATGGGGAGCCACCGCCCTGGCCGCTCCGCCCATTGGCGGCCCTCCGCCCTGCTGGCCTCCGCCCTGCATTCCGATCGATGGCGGGCTCACCGGATTGATCGTGGCCGGCGCCCTCCTCGGTGGCCGCCACGCGCTGGCCCTGCGCCGCACCCGCCGCAAGCCTGAACTTTGATGGCCGCCATGCCCACCCGCGCGGTGGTTTGGCGCGACCCGGTCATCCGTTTCTTCCTCGTTGCCGGTCTCCTCTATTTCGGCTGGTATCTCATTTACGGCCAGGTGTTGAAGCCCGGCGGAGCGGCCGACCGGGCCTTGATCGGCAACCTGGTGGAGGTCTCCGGCGCCATGTTGCGCCTGGCCGGCCATGAACTGATACCCGAACCGGCCAACGCCGAAGGTCTGCGCACCATCGGGGTCCAGGGTGGCCATCTCCTGTGGATCGGCAATGCGTGCAACGGCCTGGGCCTGTTCGCCGTGTACCTCATCTTCCTCATCGCCTACCCCGGCCCCTGGCGGCACAAGCTGTGGTTCGGTGCGGTGGGACTGCTGGGCATCCACCTGATCAATGCCCTGCGCATAGCGGTGCTTTGCGTGGTGGTGAAGTACGACTACGAATGGCTCAACTTCAACCACGACTACACCTTCTATGTGGTGGTGTACGGCTTCGTGTTCCTGCTCTGGGCCATCTGGGTGAAACGCTTCGCCGGCCGGCGGCGGCCGGGACCCGCAACGTGATGGGCAGGCGGGCCGCTATCCTGGCGATCATGGCCGTTGGCGTGGCCCTTGGCGCCCTGCGCGAATTCCTGCTCATCAACCTCAACTACCAGATCGACCATCTACGCCATGGCCGCGCGGTGTCCTATGCGCACAGCGCGTTCCAGGCCTGGACGAAGGGGCTGGACCTTCGTGGTCTTGTGGTGTTGAAGTGGGGCATCTCCGCACTGCTGGTGGGCGCCATGCTGCTGCTGGCGGTGCTGCTGGCGCGCACGCTCTGGGGCGACCATCGCTACCGCACACGCATCATCTTCGGCTTCGTGCTGGCCGCTGCCCTGGCGTTGGCGGCGTATGGGCTGGCCGCCTGGTGGCCGCCCGCCGGCATCGCAGGGGTGAAGGTGCTGCACGCCCTGCAGTATCCAGTGGTCTTGTTCCTGCTCTGGGCCGCCTCGGGCATCCGCCGCGCCTAGCCCCCGCCACTTGGGCCTTCGGCTATCTTTGGCCGCTTCGCGCGCAGGCATGCTCATCACCCCCAAGTTCGTCATGATCAACTTCCCCAAGACGGGAAGCACCTTCGCGCGCCGGGCTATCCGCGGCATACACCAGCCAGGCAGGGGGCGCAGGCTGCTTGAACGCGTGGGGCTGGCCCGGCCAGAATGTTCCGAGCTGCTCATGCGCCAGCGCTTCTTCACGCCCATGCGCGAGCGGAGCAACCTCCGCGTGCAACAGCATGGCGCCTGGTGCCAGATCCCCGAGGCATTTCGCGACCGCACCATCATGTCCGTGGTGCGCGATCCCATGGATCGCCTGGTCTCACTGTACGAGTATCGTGCTTGGGCCTTGATGCCTTTCCCCGAGGAGAAGATCGTCCGTCGCCATTTCCCGCATTTCCCCGATCTGTCCTTCGAGGAATTTTTCGAACTGTATCAGACGATCGCCCCTGAGTATTCCCTGCCCGAAGGTGTGCGCGGGGCACCGGGGCCGCTCACGGTCCAGTTCATCCGCTTCTATGCGCGCGATCCGCTGCGGACGATCATGGCCTTGGATGAAGGCAGCGACCTGCGGAAGATGCGCAGGGAGCATTTTCCCGACATCGACTTCCTGCATACGGAGAACCTCAACGCCGAACTCCACGACTTCCTCCTGCGCATGGGCTATCCGGAGGAAAGGGTCGCCGGCATCAAGGACATGGGCAAGGTGAACACCTCCACACGCTCCCGGCCGGACTACCTCAGCGATGGGATGATCGACCGGCTGGCCTGGAGTGAACGATTCTTCTATCAACTCTTCCCTGAATATCTCGAACGGGTACCCGCATGAGCTCCACCACCACGCCCGCCGGGCATCAAAAGACCAAGACCATGGAACGCGACAGCCGTGTATTCGACCTGATCGCCCAGGAGCAATGGCGGCAGACCAAGG is a window from the Flavobacteriales bacterium genome containing:
- a CDS encoding archaeosortase/exosortase family protein, producing MPTRAVVWRDPVIRFFLVAGLLYFGWYLIYGQVLKPGGAADRALIGNLVEVSGAMLRLAGHELIPEPANAEGLRTIGVQGGHLLWIGNACNGLGLFAVYLIFLIAYPGPWRHKLWFGAVGLLGIHLINALRIAVLCVVVKYDYEWLNFNHDYTFYVVVYGFVFLLWAIWVKRFAGRRRPGPAT
- a CDS encoding sulfotransferase family 2 domain-containing protein, translated to MLITPKFVMINFPKTGSTFARRAIRGIHQPGRGRRLLERVGLARPECSELLMRQRFFTPMRERSNLRVQQHGAWCQIPEAFRDRTIMSVVRDPMDRLVSLYEYRAWALMPFPEEKIVRRHFPHFPDLSFEEFFELYQTIAPEYSLPEGVRGAPGPLTVQFIRFYARDPLRTIMALDEGSDLRKMRREHFPDIDFLHTENLNAELHDFLLRMGYPEERVAGIKDMGKVNTSTRSRPDYLSDGMIDRLAWSERFFYQLFPEYLERVPA